The following coding sequences are from one Catenulispora sp. MAP5-51 window:
- a CDS encoding ATP-binding cassette domain-containing protein produces MTTAISASGLVKTFGRTRALDGLDLTVQEGEVLGFLGPNGAGKSTTIRVLLGLIRADAGRASLLGGDPWRDRVALHKRLAYVPGDVTLWPNLSGGEVIDLLGGLHGGVDAHRRADLLERFELDPTKKGGQYSKGNRQKVALIAALASDVELLVFDEPTSGLDPLMEDVFRQCVAEERERGRTILLSSHILSEVEALCDRVNIIRAGKTVETGSLAELRHLTRTTVEAELAGPAAGLAGLADLPGVHDAKISAQKFTGQVDTDHLDGLLKALTAIGVKTLVSRPPTLEELFLRHYEPEGAVRR; encoded by the coding sequence ATGACGACTGCGATCAGCGCGTCCGGCCTGGTGAAGACCTTCGGCCGGACCCGCGCGCTCGACGGCCTGGACCTGACGGTCCAGGAGGGCGAGGTCCTGGGCTTCCTGGGACCCAACGGGGCCGGCAAGTCGACGACCATCCGCGTGCTGCTCGGCCTGATCCGCGCCGACGCCGGCCGGGCGAGCCTGCTGGGCGGGGACCCCTGGCGCGACCGCGTGGCCCTGCACAAGCGGCTGGCCTACGTGCCCGGCGACGTCACCTTGTGGCCGAACCTGTCCGGCGGGGAGGTGATCGACCTGCTCGGCGGGCTGCACGGCGGGGTCGACGCGCACCGCCGTGCCGATCTGCTCGAGCGCTTCGAGCTGGACCCGACCAAGAAGGGCGGCCAGTACTCCAAGGGCAACCGCCAGAAGGTGGCGCTGATCGCCGCCCTGGCCTCGGACGTGGAGCTGCTGGTCTTCGACGAGCCGACGTCCGGCCTGGACCCGCTCATGGAGGACGTGTTCCGCCAGTGCGTGGCCGAGGAGCGCGAGCGCGGCCGCACCATCTTGCTGTCGAGCCACATCCTGTCCGAGGTCGAGGCGCTGTGCGACCGGGTGAACATCATCCGCGCGGGCAAGACCGTCGAGACCGGGTCGCTGGCCGAGCTGCGGCACCTGACCCGGACCACCGTCGAGGCCGAACTCGCCGGGCCGGCGGCCGGTCTGGCCGGCCTGGCCGACCTGCCCGGCGTGCACGACGCGAAGATCAGCGCTCAGAAGTTCACCGGCCAGGTCGACACCGACCACCTCGACGGCCTGCTCAAAGCCCTGACCGCGATCGGTGTGAAGACGCTGGTCAGCCGGCCCCCGACGCTGGAGGAGCTGTTCCTGCGGCACTACGAGCCCGAAGGGGCGGTGCGGCGGTGA
- a CDS encoding ABC transporter permease, which translates to MSAATAGEKSVKKTTKKTSKKTTKKTSKFAPRPGAQKDADGGLRTLIKLASHRDRIMLPVWIYALLATVGSTAYSLKKLYPAQSDRDKLATSIGANPSLRALYGPLYDTHSLGALTAWRTLGFGGLLIGIMVVLLITRHTRAEEESGRLELLGSGAVGRNAPLSAALTIAVGACFGIGLLAAAVMVALGQGVGGALAFGACLFAVGVAFAGTQAVAVQLTETGRAANGIGALILGVAYLLRTVGDAAGTKGGAGWVAWLSPLGWIERVHPWAGNRWWVVAVTLAAGVVAAVVGYRVQNARDLGSGLLPQRPGPAAAGPGLRGVFGLGRRLQQPTLLGWMAGIFVFGIVMGSIAKGIDQLLNDNQQVEKIIGRYGGVRGLTDSYLATAVSFLGMAAAFYAVQAVLRLRGEETSGRAEPVLSGSAGRLAWAGSHLVFPAVGSALVMAAGGLGVGVGAGAVLGDFWGRVGQMVKAGLITTPALWVIAAAAVALFGLVPKWTSAAYGVFGVMVFIAYLGPLVNAGQWFLDLTPYTHIPKVPGGTFTWTPLVWMTVVAAVLSTAGLLGFRRRDVSSA; encoded by the coding sequence GTGAGCGCCGCGACGGCAGGCGAGAAGAGCGTGAAGAAGACCACGAAGAAGACCTCAAAGAAGACCACGAAGAAGACCTCGAAGTTCGCCCCGCGGCCCGGCGCCCAGAAGGACGCCGACGGCGGTCTGCGCACCCTGATCAAGCTGGCCTCGCACCGCGACCGCATCATGCTGCCGGTCTGGATCTACGCGCTGCTGGCGACCGTCGGCAGCACCGCCTACTCGCTGAAGAAGCTCTACCCGGCGCAGAGCGACCGCGACAAGCTCGCCACCAGCATCGGCGCGAACCCCTCGCTGCGTGCGCTGTACGGCCCGCTGTACGACACCCACAGCCTCGGCGCGCTGACCGCCTGGCGCACGCTCGGGTTCGGCGGCCTGCTGATCGGCATCATGGTGGTGCTGCTGATCACCAGGCACACTCGGGCCGAGGAGGAGTCCGGGCGTCTGGAGTTGCTCGGGTCCGGCGCGGTCGGACGCAACGCCCCGTTGAGCGCGGCGCTGACCATCGCCGTCGGCGCCTGCTTCGGGATCGGGCTGCTGGCGGCGGCGGTGATGGTGGCGTTGGGGCAGGGCGTCGGCGGCGCGCTGGCCTTCGGGGCCTGCCTGTTCGCGGTCGGCGTGGCGTTCGCCGGGACGCAGGCGGTCGCGGTGCAGCTCACCGAGACCGGCCGGGCGGCCAACGGGATCGGCGCGCTGATCCTGGGCGTGGCGTATCTGCTGCGGACGGTCGGCGACGCGGCCGGGACCAAGGGCGGCGCCGGCTGGGTGGCGTGGCTCTCGCCGCTCGGGTGGATCGAGCGGGTGCATCCGTGGGCCGGGAACCGGTGGTGGGTCGTCGCTGTGACGCTGGCAGCCGGGGTCGTGGCCGCGGTCGTCGGCTACCGCGTGCAGAACGCCCGGGACCTGGGCAGCGGACTGCTGCCGCAGCGTCCGGGGCCGGCCGCCGCCGGGCCGGGGCTGCGCGGCGTCTTCGGGCTGGGGCGGCGGTTGCAGCAGCCGACGCTGCTGGGCTGGATGGCCGGGATCTTCGTGTTCGGGATCGTCATGGGCTCCATCGCCAAGGGCATCGACCAGTTGCTGAACGACAACCAGCAGGTCGAGAAGATCATCGGCCGGTACGGCGGGGTGCGCGGGCTGACCGACTCCTACCTGGCCACGGCCGTCAGCTTCCTGGGGATGGCCGCCGCTTTCTATGCGGTGCAAGCGGTTCTGCGGCTGCGCGGGGAGGAGACCTCCGGACGCGCCGAGCCGGTGCTGTCCGGCTCGGCCGGGCGGCTGGCGTGGGCTGGCAGCCACTTGGTGTTCCCGGCTGTCGGCAGCGCTCTGGTGATGGCCGCTGGCGGCCTCGGGGTGGGCGTCGGGGCCGGGGCGGTGCTGGGCGATTTCTGGGGCCGGGTCGGGCAGATGGTGAAGGCCGGCCTGATCACCACGCCGGCGCTGTGGGTCATCGCCGCGGCCGCGGTGGCGCTGTTCGGGCTGGTGCCGAAGTGGACGTCGGCGGCGTACGGGGTGTTCGGCGTGATGGTGTTCATCGCCTATCTGGGGCCGTTGGTCAACGCCGGGCAGTGGTTCTTGGACCTGACTCCGTACACGCACATCCCCAAGGTTCCCGGCGGCACCTTTACGTGGACGCCGCTGGTCTGGATGACGGTGGTGGCCGCGGTGCTCAGCACCGCCGGGCTGCTCGGGTTCCGGCGGCGGGACGTGTCCTCGGCGTGA
- the thrS gene encoding threonine--tRNA ligase, whose protein sequence is MSEIQHDHRRLGRELGLFDTDPLIGAGLPYWLPDGAVVRHEVEEYIRSAERRAGYRHVYSPVLGKRELYEISGHWQHYSDDMFPPMDLGAEQMVLRPSLCPTHALIYRSRAHSYRELPLRMAEIGGMYRSEMSGALGGLTRVRAITLNDAHIFCTLEQVRAEAQDALKLIRDAYDALGIQAARIRLSLPGPGGKYVDKPQMWERATGMLREVLAASGLEYEEAEGEAAFYGPKIDVQIADPAGRESTLSTVQIDFHQPEQFGLEYIGADGARHRPVMVHRSIVGSMERVMAHLIEQHGGAFPAWLAPVQVAVLPVGEDEADAAREFHELCLDLGLRSQLLDREQGTLGARIREARLAPYQAVIGGREAAAGAVAIRLRDGRKLEAMSVAEAGKRIAERVAARGKVLWAE, encoded by the coding sequence ATGAGCGAGATCCAGCACGACCACCGCAGGCTCGGCCGCGAGCTCGGCCTGTTCGACACCGACCCGCTGATCGGCGCCGGGCTGCCGTACTGGCTCCCCGACGGCGCGGTGGTGCGGCATGAGGTCGAGGAGTACATCCGGTCCGCGGAAAGACGTGCCGGATACCGGCACGTCTACTCGCCGGTGCTCGGCAAACGCGAGCTGTACGAGATCTCCGGCCACTGGCAGCACTACAGCGACGACATGTTCCCGCCGATGGACCTCGGCGCCGAGCAGATGGTGCTGCGGCCCAGCCTGTGCCCGACCCACGCGCTGATCTACCGTTCCCGCGCGCACAGCTACCGCGAGTTGCCGTTGCGGATGGCCGAGATCGGCGGGATGTACCGCTCGGAGATGTCCGGGGCGCTCGGCGGCCTGACCCGGGTCCGGGCCATCACCCTGAACGACGCGCACATCTTCTGCACCCTGGAGCAGGTCCGGGCCGAGGCGCAGGACGCGCTGAAACTGATCCGCGACGCCTACGACGCGCTCGGGATCCAGGCGGCGCGGATCCGGCTGTCGCTGCCCGGACCCGGCGGGAAGTACGTCGACAAGCCGCAGATGTGGGAGCGCGCCACCGGGATGCTGCGCGAGGTGCTGGCCGCCTCCGGCCTGGAGTATGAGGAGGCCGAGGGCGAGGCGGCGTTCTACGGCCCGAAGATCGACGTACAGATCGCCGACCCGGCCGGCCGCGAGTCGACCCTGTCGACCGTCCAGATCGACTTCCACCAGCCCGAGCAGTTCGGCCTGGAGTACATCGGCGCCGACGGAGCCCGGCACCGGCCGGTCATGGTGCACCGCAGCATCGTGGGCAGCATGGAGCGGGTGATGGCGCACCTGATCGAGCAGCACGGCGGCGCCTTCCCCGCCTGGCTGGCCCCGGTGCAGGTGGCGGTGCTGCCGGTCGGCGAGGACGAGGCGGACGCGGCCCGGGAGTTCCACGAGCTGTGCCTGGACCTCGGCCTGCGCTCGCAGCTGCTGGACCGCGAGCAGGGAACCCTCGGCGCGCGGATCCGCGAGGCGCGGCTGGCGCCCTACCAGGCGGTGATCGGCGGACGGGAGGCGGCGGCCGGCGCGGTC